The proteins below are encoded in one region of Corynebacterium felinum:
- a CDS encoding FAD-binding oxidoreductase, whose protein sequence is MTNSTPLVTSTQKLHGWGRTAPTTAQVLSTPDVEEIIRAVALVAEDNADKPDYLKRGVIARGMGRSYGDPTQNAGGLVIDMQPLNKIHSIDPETAIVDVDGGVTLDQLMKAALPYGLWVPVLPGTRQVTIGGAIGPDIHGKNHHSAGSFGNHVTSMELLVADGRVLHLEPEGSADDPTGELFWATVGGMGLTGIILRATIKMTKTETAYFIADGDLTANLNETVEFHSDGSEHNYTYSSAWFDAISPEPKLGRSAISRGSLATLAQLEELNPKLAKDPLKFNAPQLVTVPDIFPSFTMNKLSMIAIGELWWLKSGTYRNQVQNLTQFYQPLDLIGEWNRGYGPKGFLQYQFVVPMDAVEPFKEIIRDIQRSGHYSALNVFKLFGEGNRAPLSYPMPGWNVCVDFPIKKGLGEFLNELDRRVMEFGGRLYLAKESRTSAENFHAMYPGMESWLATRNEIDPHGVFASDMSRRLELH, encoded by the coding sequence ATGACTAATAGCACTCCGCTAGTCACCAGCACCCAAAAGCTTCACGGCTGGGGGCGCACCGCACCCACCACCGCACAGGTGCTTTCCACCCCTGACGTGGAAGAAATCATCCGCGCCGTCGCCCTCGTCGCCGAAGACAACGCCGACAAACCCGACTACCTCAAGCGTGGCGTCATCGCCCGCGGCATGGGCCGCTCCTACGGCGACCCCACCCAAAATGCTGGCGGCCTTGTCATCGACATGCAGCCGCTGAACAAAATCCACTCCATCGACCCCGAAACCGCAATCGTGGACGTCGACGGTGGCGTCACCCTCGACCAGCTCATGAAAGCAGCCCTGCCCTACGGACTATGGGTTCCCGTTCTACCCGGCACCCGCCAAGTCACCATCGGCGGCGCTATCGGACCCGACATCCACGGCAAAAACCACCACTCTGCCGGCTCTTTCGGCAACCACGTCACCTCCATGGAATTGCTCGTCGCTGACGGCCGCGTGCTACACCTCGAACCCGAAGGCTCAGCCGACGACCCCACCGGCGAACTATTCTGGGCCACCGTGGGCGGCATGGGCTTAACCGGCATCATTCTGCGCGCCACAATCAAGATGACCAAAACGGAAACCGCCTACTTCATCGCCGACGGTGACCTGACCGCCAACCTTAATGAAACAGTCGAATTCCACTCCGACGGTTCTGAGCACAACTACACCTACTCTTCGGCCTGGTTCGATGCCATTTCCCCCGAACCAAAGCTGGGCCGTTCCGCTATCTCCCGCGGCTCCTTGGCCACTCTCGCACAGCTGGAAGAGCTCAACCCCAAGCTGGCAAAAGATCCACTGAAGTTCAACGCACCTCAGCTGGTCACCGTGCCCGATATCTTCCCTTCCTTCACCATGAACAAGCTATCCATGATCGCCATTGGTGAACTATGGTGGCTCAAGTCCGGCACCTACCGCAACCAGGTGCAAAACCTCACCCAGTTCTACCAGCCACTCGATCTGATTGGTGAGTGGAACCGCGGCTACGGTCCAAAGGGCTTTTTGCAATACCAGTTCGTAGTACCCATGGATGCTGTGGAGCCATTCAAGGAGATCATCCGCGATATTCAACGCTCCGGCCACTATTCCGCGCTCAACGTGTTCAAGCTGTTTGGTGAGGGCAACCGCGCACCACTGAGCTACCCCATGCCTGGGTGGAACGTGTGCGTCGACTTCCCCATTAAGAAGGGGCTGGGCGAATTCCTCAACGAGCTGGATCGCCGCGTCATGGAGTTCGGTGGCCGCCTCTACTTGGCTAAAGAATCTCGTACTTCTGCCGAGAATTTCCACGCCATGTACCCCGGCATGGAAAGCTGGCTTGCAACCCGCAATGAGATCGACCCACATGGTGTGTTCGCTTCTGACATGTCACGTCGCCTCGAACTGCACTAA
- a CDS encoding metal ABC transporter ATP-binding protein has protein sequence MDVLTISGLSVAYGATTVVNDVSFRVPQGAVMGLLGPNGAGKSTVMKAALGLIPAAQGDVRFFGGSLESARKRVAYMPQAASVDWDYPITVEQVVAMGLYSELGWFKRPTAAHKRRVSDALERVGIGELAKRQISELSGGQRRRVFVARILVQAPELYFLDEPFAGVDAASEQVIRGVLQELKQGGASIVIVHHDLSTVEKMCDHVTILNRHVVSTGPVQEAFSKELIHEAFGLGLM, from the coding sequence ATGGATGTATTGACCATTTCTGGACTCAGCGTTGCATACGGAGCCACCACGGTGGTCAACGACGTGAGCTTTCGGGTGCCCCAAGGGGCCGTGATGGGGCTTTTAGGGCCCAACGGCGCTGGTAAATCCACCGTTATGAAAGCCGCACTGGGTCTTATTCCCGCCGCACAAGGCGATGTCCGTTTCTTTGGCGGCAGCCTCGAAAGCGCCCGCAAGCGCGTGGCCTATATGCCCCAGGCGGCCTCTGTGGACTGGGATTACCCCATTACTGTGGAGCAAGTGGTGGCCATGGGGTTGTATTCCGAATTGGGGTGGTTCAAACGCCCCACCGCAGCCCACAAACGTCGTGTGAGCGACGCATTGGAGCGTGTAGGAATTGGGGAATTAGCCAAGCGCCAAATCTCCGAGTTGTCGGGTGGTCAGCGTCGCCGCGTATTCGTGGCCCGGATTCTTGTGCAAGCTCCCGAGCTGTATTTCCTTGATGAGCCTTTCGCTGGTGTGGATGCTGCCAGTGAACAAGTGATTCGGGGAGTGCTGCAGGAGCTTAAACAGGGCGGGGCCTCGATTGTGATCGTGCACCACGACCTGTCCACAGTGGAGAAAATGTGCGATCATGTGACGATTCTGAACCGCCATGTGGTGTCCACCGGCCCCGTTCAGGAGGCTTTTAGCAAAGAGCTGATCCATGAAGCCTTCGGGTTGGGGTTAATGTGA
- a CDS encoding GtrA family protein — protein sequence MTDNHSANTSLKTQLTRFIAVGIVAAIVDLGLTLCLDYLLGIPREWAKALGWCAGTTTAYIMNSKWTFTAKTSAKSGAAVAVLYLSTFAVQNFLYWVLAAPLASLNLPREAVDVISFIIAQGVATITNFAVQRIFIFNDKK from the coding sequence ATGACTGACAATCACAGCGCCAACACTAGCCTCAAAACACAGCTCACCCGCTTCATCGCGGTAGGAATCGTTGCCGCAATCGTCGACCTCGGACTCACCTTATGCCTCGACTACCTGCTTGGAATACCCCGCGAATGGGCAAAAGCACTGGGCTGGTGCGCAGGCACCACAACCGCCTACATCATGAACTCGAAGTGGACCTTCACCGCCAAAACCTCCGCCAAATCCGGGGCGGCAGTCGCAGTACTCTACCTATCCACATTCGCAGTCCAAAACTTCCTCTACTGGGTACTCGCAGCACCACTTGCCAGCCTCAACCTGCCCCGCGAAGCAGTCGACGTCATCTCCTTCATCATCGCCCAAGGAGTCGCCACCATCACCAATTTTGCCGTGCAACGTATCTTCATCTTCAACGACAAAAAATAA
- the glfT1 gene encoding galactofuranosyltransferase GlfT1, whose protein sequence is MTLSLTDKVAAVIVTHKRVELLRTSLQVVAAQSSPVDWIIVVDNGCDDPVRDLVEEIAGDKGVHLPSATNLGGAGGFAYGFLTALALGADAVWCADDDGHPEGGQVLEVLQKCAVAHGLDQVSPVVCNVAEPDRLAFPLRRGVEWRRFRSELIDPDRPEDDLLEGIASLFNGALISARAMEVIGVPDLRLFIRGDEVEYHRRLVRSGLRFGTCLRAAYLHPDGSDEFKPILGGRMHTQYPDNATKRFFTYRNRGFLMNQPGMRKLLPQEYARFAWFFLVQQKDVKGFCEWLRLHQLGRKERFFRP, encoded by the coding sequence ATGACTCTTTCACTCACTGACAAGGTTGCCGCTGTCATTGTTACCCATAAGCGTGTGGAGTTGCTACGCACCTCTTTGCAGGTGGTTGCGGCGCAAAGCTCCCCTGTGGATTGGATCATTGTGGTGGATAATGGTTGCGATGATCCGGTGCGGGATTTGGTGGAAGAGATTGCTGGCGATAAGGGTGTGCATTTGCCTTCTGCCACGAATTTGGGGGGTGCAGGCGGTTTTGCGTATGGCTTTTTAACTGCCCTTGCCCTGGGCGCTGATGCGGTGTGGTGTGCTGATGATGATGGCCATCCTGAGGGCGGTCAGGTGTTGGAGGTTTTGCAAAAGTGCGCTGTAGCGCATGGTTTGGATCAGGTTTCGCCGGTGGTGTGTAATGTGGCGGAGCCGGATCGTTTGGCGTTTCCGTTGCGCCGGGGCGTGGAGTGGCGCAGGTTCCGTTCTGAGCTGATTGATCCTGATCGTCCTGAGGATGATCTGTTGGAAGGTATTGCTTCGTTGTTTAATGGGGCGTTGATTTCGGCGCGTGCGATGGAGGTGATTGGGGTGCCTGATTTGCGTCTGTTTATCCGTGGCGATGAGGTGGAGTATCACCGTCGTTTGGTGCGTTCGGGGTTGAGGTTTGGTACGTGTTTGCGCGCTGCGTATCTGCATCCTGATGGTTCGGATGAGTTTAAGCCGATTTTGGGTGGTCGGATGCATACGCAGTATCCGGATAATGCGACGAAGCGGTTTTTTACGTACCGCAATCGTGGGTTTTTGATGAATCAGCCCGGCATGCGCAAGTTGTTGCCGCAGGAATATGCGCGTTTTGCGTGGTTTTTCTTGGTGCAGCAAAAAGATGTGAAGGGTTTTTGCGAGTGGTTGCGGCTGCATCAACTTGGCCGTAAGGAGCGGTTTTTCCGCCCCTAA
- a CDS encoding metal ABC transporter permease, producing the protein MSFAVSVSILAAVVSLTCALPGVVLVLRRQAMMSDALAHAVLPGIAVAAIWASSPRDPVLIVGATCGGVLVMALTEWLRARGRFTDDASTGLIFPAFFAIGVILISTKFTTSSISEHTVLVGDLNLSALTHWEVAGFDLGPKDAWVVGGVGLCTALLVILARRPLTVSTFDPVFAQTVGVRHRLLNYLIMVSVSLTVVVAFNAAGAVLVVALMIVPAATALLVTHSQGAMLVVTLVVALVASQVGFWVAYHFDAATSPTMALVDGVLFVALWLYVRARSRWNKTPDVGMSY; encoded by the coding sequence ATGAGTTTCGCGGTTTCTGTGTCGATTCTGGCAGCTGTGGTGTCGTTGACCTGCGCGTTGCCGGGTGTGGTGTTGGTGTTGCGGCGTCAGGCTATGATGTCGGATGCGCTTGCGCATGCGGTGTTGCCGGGTATTGCGGTGGCGGCGATCTGGGCGAGTTCCCCGCGTGATCCTGTGTTGATTGTGGGTGCTACCTGCGGTGGTGTGCTGGTGATGGCGTTAACGGAGTGGTTGCGTGCGCGGGGTCGTTTTACTGATGATGCCTCGACTGGCCTGATTTTCCCGGCGTTTTTCGCGATTGGTGTGATTTTGATTTCGACGAAGTTTACTACTTCCTCGATTTCTGAGCACACGGTGTTGGTGGGGGATTTGAATCTTTCGGCGCTGACGCACTGGGAGGTTGCAGGTTTCGATCTGGGTCCGAAGGATGCGTGGGTTGTTGGTGGCGTGGGGTTGTGTACGGCGCTGCTGGTGATTCTGGCGCGGCGTCCGTTGACTGTGTCGACTTTTGATCCGGTTTTCGCCCAGACTGTGGGGGTGCGGCATCGCTTGTTGAATTATTTGATTATGGTGTCGGTTTCGTTGACTGTGGTGGTGGCGTTTAATGCTGCTGGTGCGGTTTTGGTGGTGGCGTTGATGATTGTGCCTGCTGCGACCGCGTTGTTGGTCACGCATTCCCAGGGGGCGATGTTGGTGGTCACGCTTGTGGTGGCGTTGGTAGCTTCCCAGGTGGGGTTTTGGGTGGCGTATCATTTCGATGCTGCGACTTCGCCGACGATGGCGCTTGTCGACGGTGTGCTCTTTGTCGCCTTGTGGTTGTATGTTCGCGCTCGCTCGCGGTGGAATAAGACACCAGATGTAGGAATGTCCTATTAG
- a CDS encoding metal ABC transporter substrate-binding protein codes for MNVVNYKISRCGIRGYVRQAAAAFATVALAGGLVACATAEKSAAPENSTETTDDKALTIFATTGYIGDAVKNIAPDADVTIMVGPGGDPHTYQPSTQDIEKIKTSDVVFWTGLHMEAQMIDQLEAQGDRQVAVGENIPEANRLDWPELGENGEKLYDPHVWNSTDNWKYVVDAITEKLVSVDSAKAEEYKKNSESYKKEIDEAATYVEEKLATIPADKRILITGHDAFNYFGKQFNLEIHATDFVTSESELSAAELKELGEFIAEKKIRTIFQDNLANPQAINSLKETVTAKGWEVEISDKELFADSLGENAPTDTYIGILKYNADAIAEALK; via the coding sequence ATGAATGTCGTAAACTATAAGATTTCACGCTGCGGAATCCGCGGATATGTACGCCAAGCAGCCGCAGCTTTCGCTACCGTCGCCCTCGCCGGAGGTCTGGTAGCCTGCGCCACCGCTGAGAAGAGCGCAGCACCAGAAAACAGCACCGAAACCACCGACGATAAGGCGCTCACCATCTTTGCCACCACCGGCTACATCGGTGATGCGGTCAAGAACATCGCACCCGACGCTGACGTGACCATCATGGTCGGCCCAGGCGGTGACCCGCACACCTACCAGCCATCCACTCAAGACATTGAGAAAATCAAGACCTCCGACGTGGTGTTCTGGACCGGCCTGCACATGGAAGCTCAGATGATCGACCAGCTCGAAGCACAAGGCGATCGCCAAGTAGCAGTGGGTGAGAACATTCCAGAAGCAAACCGCCTCGACTGGCCAGAACTGGGCGAAAACGGTGAGAAGCTCTACGACCCACACGTATGGAACTCCACCGACAACTGGAAGTACGTCGTTGATGCCATCACCGAAAAGCTGGTCAGCGTCGACTCCGCCAAGGCTGAGGAATACAAGAAGAATTCCGAATCCTACAAGAAGGAAATCGACGAGGCAGCCACGTACGTTGAGGAAAAACTGGCCACAATCCCAGCAGACAAGCGCATCCTGATCACCGGCCACGACGCCTTCAACTACTTCGGTAAGCAGTTCAACCTTGAGATTCACGCCACCGACTTCGTCACCTCCGAGTCCGAGCTGTCGGCAGCAGAACTGAAGGAACTGGGCGAATTCATCGCTGAGAAGAAGATCCGCACCATCTTCCAAGACAACTTGGCTAACCCACAGGCGATCAACTCCCTGAAGGAAACCGTCACCGCCAAGGGTTGGGAAGTGGAAATCTCCGATAAGGAACTGTTCGCAGACTCCCTCGGTGAAAACGCCCCAACTGACACCTACATCGGCATTTTGAAGTACAACGCCGATGCGATCGCTGAAGCGCTGAAGTAA
- a CDS encoding transposase family protein, giving the protein MLRYSATLDVPISTARTISAWLQAHRRRHDLRPHQRATTCWEQAIMLLRWLYEATSIATIARDARVSQATGYRYIHEALRVVSAKSPTLIDALRHAKDANNLFVCLDGTLIRTDRVARKNPKNRHDLWYSGKHKAFGGNVQVLTDESGYPLWVSSVSPGSTHDITAAREHVLDAISTVDICVLADKGYIGAGHNVHTPIRGRNLADDEYEYNRRLNGLRAPSERANAMLKQLKALRRVTLCPKTITAIAKTALVVLHLARKILW; this is encoded by the coding sequence GTGCTTCGCTATTCTGCCACACTTGACGTCCCAATTTCCACTGCACGTACCATCAGCGCTTGGCTTCAAGCTCATCGCCGTCGACATGACCTTCGCCCCCATCAACGTGCCACAACGTGTTGGGAGCAAGCAATTATGCTTCTACGCTGGCTTTATGAAGCAACAAGTATCGCTACTATTGCTCGTGATGCTCGTGTTTCACAAGCCACAGGCTACCGCTACATCCATGAAGCACTCAGGGTTGTTTCCGCCAAATCTCCCACCCTCATCGACGCACTACGCCATGCCAAGGACGCCAATAATCTTTTCGTCTGCCTTGACGGAACACTCATCCGAACAGACCGCGTAGCGAGAAAGAACCCGAAAAACCGTCACGATCTGTGGTATTCCGGAAAACATAAGGCATTTGGTGGCAATGTACAGGTGCTCACTGACGAGAGTGGGTACCCACTATGGGTATCCTCAGTATCTCCTGGATCAACCCACGACATCACAGCAGCGCGTGAGCATGTTCTTGATGCAATAAGCACTGTTGATATTTGCGTTCTTGCCGACAAAGGCTACATTGGTGCAGGTCACAACGTACACACACCGATCAGAGGAAGGAATCTGGCAGATGACGAATACGAGTACAACCGTCGTCTTAACGGTTTGCGAGCACCATCAGAACGAGCAAACGCCATGCTCAAACAACTCAAAGCACTACGGCGTGTAACACTATGCCCTAAAACCATTACAGCCATCGCAAAAACTGCTTTAGTCGTCCTACACCTAGCCCGCAAAATACTCTGGTGA
- a CDS encoding metal ABC transporter permease, with protein sequence MDFVEFLSEFAYRRIVIGTALIGACSGAMGAFLYLRRQSLMSDVIGHSATPGVMGAFLLVSAVSAGFDARSMPVIVVGALVTGLLSVVLANRVADTTRIGIDATMAVTLSLFLGGGLLLLQVIQRSRIRGKGGIEELMFGNAATLTNLDVYTIAVVTVLVAVVTAVLWRPFTVITFDPVLATVAGTRLKVLSPVLFGLVVLAIVMGVKAVGLILMIAFAVFPPAAARQFSKTVGGMVLLSGVFGVVAAVVGSYFSVALGKVPTGPMIVVVLSVIVVVSMIVAPKRSGVHA encoded by the coding sequence ATTGATTTCGTTGAATTTTTATCGGAATTTGCCTACCGTCGTATTGTGATCGGCACCGCGCTTATTGGTGCGTGTTCTGGGGCGATGGGTGCGTTTTTGTATTTGCGTCGGCAGTCGCTGATGTCGGATGTGATTGGGCATTCCGCTACCCCTGGTGTGATGGGTGCGTTTTTGCTGGTCTCAGCGGTGAGTGCTGGTTTTGATGCGCGCTCGATGCCGGTGATTGTGGTTGGCGCGTTGGTTACAGGTTTGCTGTCTGTGGTGCTTGCGAACCGCGTTGCTGATACCACCAGGATTGGAATTGATGCCACGATGGCGGTGACACTCTCGCTGTTTTTGGGCGGCGGTTTGTTGCTGTTGCAGGTCATTCAGCGTTCGCGGATTCGGGGCAAGGGGGGCATTGAAGAGTTGATGTTCGGTAATGCGGCCACGTTGACGAATTTGGATGTGTACACCATTGCTGTGGTGACTGTGTTGGTTGCTGTGGTGACAGCTGTGTTATGGCGGCCGTTTACTGTGATCACGTTCGATCCCGTGCTCGCCACCGTTGCGGGTACACGGTTGAAGGTGTTATCCCCCGTGCTCTTTGGTTTGGTGGTGCTGGCTATCGTGATGGGTGTGAAGGCGGTGGGGCTGATCTTGATGATCGCCTTTGCGGTGTTCCCGCCCGCAGCTGCACGCCAGTTCTCGAAAACGGTGGGGGGTATGGTGCTGTTGTCTGGGGTGTTTGGTGTGGTGGCTGCTGTTGTGGGTAGTTACTTCTCCGTGGCGTTGGGCAAGGTTCCGACGGGCCCGATGATTGTTGTTGTGTTGAGCGTGATCGTTGTTGTGTCGATGATTGTTGCGCCGAAGCGAAGTGGGGTGCATGCATAA
- a CDS encoding decaprenylphospho-beta-D-erythro-pentofuranosid-2-ulose 2-reductase — protein sequence MLNAVGQAQNILLLGGTSEIGLAIVKEFLTKGPSRVILAAREDSPRVEAAVESLKASGASAVDVLDFDATKFDTHQEVIDLAFLGGDVDVAIVAFGTLGDQEALWQDQKLAVASAETNFTAPVSVGVLLAQKLKAQGHGTIVALSSVAGQRVRRSNFVYGAAKAGMDGFYLNLGEALREFGVNVLVVRPGQVRTKMSAEAGEAPLTVEAADVAKATVDAVLAKKQAIFVHPLFQYVSLVFKFIPQAIFRKLPF from the coding sequence ATGCTGAACGCTGTGGGCCAGGCCCAAAACATTTTGCTCCTTGGTGGTACTTCGGAAATCGGTCTTGCGATCGTGAAAGAATTTTTGACCAAGGGCCCTTCCCGGGTTATTTTGGCTGCACGCGAGGACTCTCCCCGTGTTGAGGCTGCTGTTGAGTCTTTGAAGGCTTCGGGCGCATCCGCGGTGGATGTCCTCGATTTCGACGCCACCAAGTTCGATACCCACCAGGAGGTTATCGACCTCGCTTTCCTTGGCGGCGACGTGGATGTTGCCATCGTTGCTTTCGGCACATTGGGTGACCAGGAGGCGTTGTGGCAAGACCAGAAGCTAGCTGTTGCCTCTGCTGAAACGAACTTCACCGCACCGGTTTCGGTGGGCGTGCTGTTGGCGCAGAAGTTGAAAGCACAGGGCCATGGCACCATTGTGGCGTTGAGCTCCGTTGCTGGTCAGCGCGTGCGCCGTTCGAATTTTGTCTACGGTGCGGCAAAGGCAGGTATGGATGGTTTCTACCTGAATCTTGGTGAGGCCTTGCGCGAGTTCGGCGTGAATGTGCTGGTTGTGCGCCCAGGCCAGGTACGTACGAAGATGTCGGCTGAGGCTGGCGAGGCACCGTTGACGGTGGAGGCTGCGGATGTGGCGAAGGCGACTGTGGATGCAGTGCTGGCGAAGAAGCAGGCGATTTTCGTTCACCCACTGTTCCAGTACGTGTCGCTGGTGTTTAAGTTTATTCCGCAGGCGATTTTCCGAAAGCTGCCGTTCTAA